From the genome of Rhizobacter sp. AJA081-3:
TGCGGCGCCGCCAGCCCCGCCAGCCCCGCCAGCCCCGCCAGCTCCGCCTGCGCCACCGGCTCCGCCCGCGCCGCCGGCGCCCCCCGCCCCTCCGGCACCGCCCAGCCCCCGCGCGCCGCCGAACACGCTCTCGAACACGAACTGCCTCGACTTGAACATGCTTCCCCCTGTGTGCTTGTATGCCGGGCGGCCCCGGCGCCGCGCGCTGCCGCTAAGAGGCGGGAACGCCGGCCGCCGCCAACGAGTCCGACCACAGCTTGCCGGTCGCGAAGCCGCTGCTCGGCGAGCGATCCAGATACCCGCTGATCGTCAGCTGCGGCTCCAGCACCATCAGCGCACGCACCGTTTCGCGCGCTTCGTCCAGGCGCCCCAGCTGGACCTGGGCGATGGCCATCGCGCGCAGCGTGGAGGTGTGCGTGCGGTGCAGCTTGAGGGAGCGCTTCGCGTGTTCGATGGTGCGCTCGTACTGGCCGTCGGCGAGGGCCGCGGTGGCCGTGAGCGACTCGAAGAAATAGCGCATCGGATCCAGCGGCGACAGCGCGAGCGCGCGCTCGGCGGCGTGCACCGCGGGCCCGCCCTCGCCCTTGAACGCATGCAGCGTGCCGCTGAAGAGCCACGCCAGCGGCTCGCTCGGGTTCTCGGCCAGCGCAAGCTCGTAGCGTTGTGCCGCGCCGTCCAGGTCCTTCATCAGGTTGCAGTGCACGAAGCCGTCGATCGCCAGCGACAGCGACGAGGCGGGATCGATGTCCAGCGCGCGCCGCGTGCAATCGAGCGCGAGGCTGGTGTCGCGCCGCATGTCCGTCGACCAGCCCTGCTGGACGCGCATCACGTGCCACTTGGCCAGCCAGGCGTGCGGCGCGGCATGCCGGCGGTCGCGGTCGACGAGGTGCTCGAGCATCTCCCGCGCACGATCGAAATCGTGCCAGGCCGTCCCGTGCAGCAGGTTCACCGCCGCCATCAGCAGGCAGTAGCTCTCCAGCGTGGCGAGCGGTTCGCGGCGTGCGCGCTCGACCTGGCGCCGGGCCAGGGCCGAGCAGACGCGGTGGGTGAGGTCGTGCACCATCGGGTCGTCGCCGCTGAACACCCCGGGCACGCTGCCGCGAACCTCCCCGGCCCAGACCACCTTGGCGCTCGTCGCCTCGGTCAGCTCGACGACCAGGCGCAGCCGCTCGTTGACGATGTGCATCGTGCCGGCCAGCACGTAGTCGGCGCGCAGGTGCGTGCGGATGCTCGGCAGGGCACCGGCGCGCCCGCGGAACACGCTGGTCGACAGGCGCGAGACGACCGTCAGTTCCGGGCTGCGGGACAGCGACGCGATCAGTTCGTCGGCGACGGCATCGCCGAGCAGCTGCTGCATCGCGTCCTGGTTCGGAGCATCGAACGGCACCACGGCGATGGCGGGGCGCAGCGCGTTGGCGATCATGGGCGGCATCCACGCGGCTTCTGCAGGTGGCGGGCTCAGGCGGTGTGCGCGGACGGGTTCGTCGATGTGCTTGAGGTAGCACTCGCCGAGGTCTTCCACTTCGGCGTCGAGCCCCGGCACGAGCCGGTCGCGCACCTCGCCCGACACGACGATGCCCCCGGGCTCGGCCAGCTGCAGCAGGCGCGCCGCGAGATTGACGCCTGCGCCATACAGGTCGTGCTCATCGACGATGACGTCCGTCACGTGGGCGCTCGCCCGCAGCCGCATCGCCGAGGGCGACGCAGCGGGCGGTGAATGGGCCGCGAGGGTGGTGAACATGTCCAGCGTGCAGCGGATGGCGGGGGGGACGCTTTCGAACTCCAGCATCAAACCGTCGCCCATGCGCTTGACCAGCCGGCCGCCGTGCTCGGGCAGCAATCGGGTCACGACCTCGTGAACGAAGGCCTGCCAGCGCCGCACCGTGCCTTCTTCGTCGTGTGCGATCAGCCTGACGGACTCGACCAGGTCGACCACCACGACCGTGCGGGTCATGCGGCGAAGCAGGGGCCATGAAGGATCGGGTTGATTGGCCGTCATCTTGTCGCTTCGTCCCTGAACGCGTCATCCGCATTCTGGAGGAGAAGCCCCGACCCAACCAGACCCATCGCGCGGCGCCGCAGCCGCTGCGCAGGCGCTCCTCAGCCGCCGCCGGACTTGGCCGCCGCTGCCGGCGGCTTGGGCGGCCCGAAGCGCTGTGCCGGCCGCTCGGCGCGCTCGTACAGGCCCTGAACCTTCGGGATGTTGACCTCGATGTCGCGGATGCGCGTAGGGCCGGTCGGGTGCGTGCTCAGGAACTGCGGCGGCGCGCCCTTGGAGGCCTCGGCCATCTTCTGCCACAGCGTCACGCCGGCGCGCGGGTCGTAGCCCGCGCGCGCAGCGAGCTCGATGCCGATCAGGTCGGCCTCGGACTCGTCCTCGCGGCTGAACTTCAGCGTGAGCAGCTGGCCGCCCATGTTGAGCAGGGTGTCGCCGGCGCTGCCCAGACCGAGCAGCGCCGACAGCGCGCCGGCGCCGATGCGCGTGGCCGCCGTCTTGCCCATGCGCTCGCGCGCGTGCTCGCGCAGCGCATGCGCCGCCTCGTGGCCCATGATCATGGCCACCTCGTCGTCATTGAGCTGGAGCTTGCTCAGGATGCCGTAATAGAAGGCGATCTTGCCGCCGGGCATGCAGAAGGCGTTCAGCTCGCTGCTGCCGATCAGGCTGACCTCCCACTTCCAGCCCTGCGCGCGCGGGTTCCATTCGTAGGTGTGCGGGATGATGCGCTTGGCGATGGCGCGCAGGCGGATCAGCTGCGGGTGGTCGTCGGGCGCCAGGCCCTTCTGCTGCGCAGCCTGCTGGCGCATCTGCTGGTACTGCGAGGCGGCCGCCTTCTCGACCTGGTCGGCCGACACCAGCTTGCTCATGGCCGACGGCTTGCCCACGTCCACGCCTTCGCGGGCCAGTGTGGGCAGCGCCGCGCCGGCGAGCAGGCCGCCGGTGAACAGCCGGCGTGCATGCAGCCGGCAGCGGCAGCCTCGCTCGTGCTGCATCGCGGGCAGCGGAACCTGGGCGTCGGTGCGAAAGTCGTGGTTCATGGCGGGCGAATTCTAGGCAGCGCTCAATCCTCGGCAGCGGGTGCGGTGATCGGGTCGGCTTCTAGCGCGCGCACCTGCGCGCGCAGCCACCACAGCATCCACAACGCCGGCAGCGCCACCACGGTCGACACCAGGAAGAAGGTCGGCCAGCCGATCGTCTCGGCCAGCACACCGGCCAGCGGCCCCACCCAGACGCGGCCGATCGAGGCGAAGGCGCTGAGCAGCGCGAACTGCGTGGCGGTGAAGCGCTGGTTGCACAGGCTCATCAGGAAGGCGACGAAGGCGGCCGTGCCCATGCCGCCCGACAGGTTCTCGAAGGCGATCACCATCAGCAGCCCGCCGTCCACCGGCGTGGCGCTGGCGAGCTTGACGAAGCCCCAGTCGAAGGCGGGGATCACCAGGCCGGGCATCAGGCCCTTGCCGCTGACTGCCAGCCACCAGAAGCCCAGGTTGCTGGCCATCTGCAGCACGCCGAACAGGAACAGCGAGCGCCACAGCCCGAGCTTGAGCATCAGCGCGCCGCCGAGCAGCGCACCGCCGATGGTCAGCCACAGGCCGATCACCTTGTTGACCACGCCCACCTCGGCGGGCGCGAAAGCCATGCTCTTGAGCAGGAAGGGCGTCATCAGCGAGCCGGCGAAGGCGTCGCCCAGCTTGTAGAGCACGATGAAGATCAGGAAGGCGGCCGCGCCGGGCTGCGCGAAATAGTTCGCGAGGCCCGACAGCAGCGTCTCGAACTTCGCGCGGCGCGCCGCCCAGGCGGCCAGCGGCAGCGTGATGGCGATGCCGATCAGTAGCGCGAGCAGGTCCGCCCACTTGGTGGCCGAGGCGAACATCGAGCGCGCCAGCGGCGCGACCACGCGGTCGGTGAGCAGCACGCCGACTGCCACCGCAGCGAGCACGGCGACGAAGCCGATCAGGTCGTTGCGGGCCACGCTGCGCGGCGCCGCGATCGCCGGCAGGCGCGGCAGCACCAGCGCCGACAGCACGGCCGCGGCCACCATCACCCCGGCCATGAAGCGGTAGACCTCGCTCCAGTTCCAGCCGCCACCCTGGTTCGGGTCGGTCCAGATCAGCGCGATGCCGCCGGAGACGATCATCGCCAGCCGGTAGCCGAGCACGTTCAGCGACGAGCCCAGGCCGCGCTCGGCGGCGCTGAGCAGGTCGGTGCGGTAGGCGTCGATGACCACGTCCTGCGACGCCGACACGAAGGCCACCAGCACCGCCAGCATCGCGAAGGCGCGGGTGGCCTGCGTCGGCGAGGTGGCCGCCATGGCCATCAGCGCGCCGGCCAGCGCGAGCTGCGTCAGCACCAGCCAGCCGCGCCGGCGGCCGAGCAGCGGCAGCTCGAAGCGGTCCATCAGCGGCGCCCAGAGGAACTTGAAGGTGTAGGGCAGGCCGACCAGGCTGAGGAAGCCGATGGTGGCGACATCCAGCCCTTCCATGCTCAGCCAGGCCTGCATGGCCTGGCCGGTCAGCGCCAGCGGCAATCCGGAGGCGAAGCCCAGCAGCAGGACGACCGCGAGCCGGTGCCAGGACGCGAGGCGCTTTGCCAGGCCGGCAGCGGGCGCGGCGACGGGGGACGGGGGCATCGGCCCATTCTAGGAGCGGGCCTGCGACGGCCCGGCCCCGAGCGGGCTCAGGAGGCCGGCGCGCCCGACGGCGAAGCCGAATCCTGGCGTTCGATGGCCTCGGCCAGGGCGAGCAGGCGCTCGCGCGGCAGGTCGCCGACGATGGCGTAGCCGCAGGCCGGGTGGCCGGGGCTGTCGCCCTCGACCCAGTAGAACAGGCCGGTGCGGCCCTGCTGCTCGTAGCGGAAGGTCGCCGGCGTGCCGACTTCCGGCTTGCGCAGGTAGATGGTCACGCGCAGCGGTGGCTGCCCGGCCGGCGCCTCGCCGATGGACTGGTACATGAGCTGGGCGCTCGGGCCCTTGGCATCAGGCAGCAGGCGGCCGCCGACCAGCTCGAAGCCCTGCGAACGCAGGTCGAACAGCTTGACCGGCATCTCCAGCCGCTTGGTGAGCCAGCGCGCGAGGTGTTCTTCCTGCGCCTTCACCTCGACCGGGTGGCGCACCTCCGGCACGTAGACGCTGTGCGCCACCGCGGCGCGTTGCACCCAGCTCGGCCCGCCGGAGGAAGAGGCCAGCTGGGCGGCCGGACGCTCGACGCGCCAGGCGATCGCCGCACCCACGGCGCCGCCGAGCACGAACACCGCGAAGGCGGCGGCCCAGCGCATCCAGCCGGTGTTCGACGCCGCCGTGGCGGGGGCCTGGCTCCACACCACCTGCGTCAGGCGCTGCGGCACCGGCTCGGCCAGCACGCTGTCCAGCCGGGCACGCAAGCCCTCGGCGTCGGCGGCCCACAAGCGCACGCGGGCGGCCTCTTCGGGATGGTCGCGCAGCCAGGCCTCGACCTCGATGCGCTTCTCGGCATCGAGTTCGTCGTCCAGCCAGGCGTTCAGGAGGTTGTCGATCGGGGGGGCGTTCATGGCAATCCGTTCATGCGACTCAGACGACGCGGCGCAGGCCGCGCGCGTTGCTCGGGGCACGCCCGTCGAGCAGGTCGCGCAGCGCCGAGCGTGCGCGGGAGATGCGCGACATCACCGTGCCCACCGGAATGCGCAGCACTTCGGCGCATTCCGCATAGGAGAGTTGTTCGAGCGTGACGAGCAGCAGCGGCTGGCGCTGCTCGACAGGCAGCTTGGAGAGCGCGGCCACCAGGTCCAGACGCAGTCCGATGTCGTTGCCGACGGCAGGCAGCGCATCGACGACGTCGCGCGCTTCGTTCGGCTCGACCAGGGTCATGCGCTTGTCGCGCCGGCGCTCGTCCATGAAGGCGTTGTGCGCGATCGACAGCGTCCAGACGAGGATGTCGCGCTGCTGGTCGAACTGGTGCCAGTGCGCCAGCGCACGCTCCAGGGTGGTCTGCACCAGGTCGTCCGCCGCGCTCGGGTCGAACACCAGCGAGCGCGCGTAGCGACGCAGGCGCGGGATGGCACCGAGCAGCTGCTGGCGGAAGGCGGTGGGGGCGTCCACGTTGGGCATACGGAGCCGGGAGCGCGATTATTCCCCCGCGCCGGGCCAAGGGCAGGCCCGTTCCGCGAGAATGTCACGCATGACGCCGCCCTCGCACGCGCCCGCCAAGGCGCGCTCGCCCTCGTTCTCGTCCCCCGAATTCCGCGCGGCACTGGGCATGTTCGCCACCGGCGTGACGGTGGTCACGGCGCGCGGGCCCGACGGCGTGCCGGTCGGGCTGACGGCCAATTCTTTCAATTCTGTTTCCCTGACACCGCCGCTGGTGCTGTGGAGCCTGTCGCGCAAGGCCGGCACGATGCCGGCCTTCCGCGCCGGCTCGCACTACGCGATCAACATCCTCGCCGCCGACCAGCGCGAACTCGCCGAGCGTTTCGCCGGCAAGGCCGAAGACCGGTTCGCCGGCGTGGCCTGGCACGACGGCGCCGCCGGCGCGCCGGTGATCGACGGCGCGGTGGCGGTGTTCGAGTGCTTCAACCGCAGCCGCTACGAAGAAGGCGACCACGTCATCTTCGTCGGCGAGGTGGAGCGATGCAGCCATCGCGCGGGCGCGCAGCCGCTGCTCTTCCACGGCGGGCGCTACTACACCGAGCTGCCGCTCTGACTTGAAATCCGCGCCGGCGGCCTGAACTCCCCCGGGTATCCTCGGAGGACCCCATGCACATCGCCTGCGCCCATTGCGGCACCACCAACCGCGTGCCCGACGAACGCCTTGCCCAGGACCCGGTCTGCGGCCGCTGCGGTCAAGCCCTGCTCGCCGGCGAGCCCATCGAATTGACCGACGCCAACTTCGAGGCCGTGACCTCGCGCACCGAGCTGCCGGTGGTGGTGGACTTCTGGGCCTCCTGGTGCGGCCCCTGCCGCATGATGGCGCCGCAGTTCGAGCAAGCTGCGCTTCAGCTCAAGGGCCGCGCGCTGCTGGCCAAGGTCGATACCGACGCCAACCCGCAGGTCGCCTCGCGATTCGCCATCCGCAGCATCCCGACGATGGTCAAGCTGCAGGGCGGAAAAGAGGTGCAGCGCACTTCTGGTGCGATGCAGGCCGGCCAGATCGTCGGCTGGGTGGGCTGAGCAGCCTGTTCAGCCGGCGTGCGCGGCAGCGCGTTTCGCCGCGAAGTCCACGAACCACGGCACGCAGGTGGCGTTGGCCATCGCATCGAGCTTGAAGACCTGCTCGGGCGGCGTGCCCATCAGCAGCTTCTTCACCGGCAGCTCCATCTTCTTGCCCGACAGCGTGCGCGGGATCGACTCGACCTGGAAGATCTCGTTGGGCACGTGGCGCGCCGACAGCGCCGTCTTGATCGCCTCGCGCAGGCGCTTCGTGAGCGCGCCGTCGAGCGCGAGTCCCTCGCGCAGCACCACGAACAGCGGCATGTAGCTTTCGCGGCCCAGGTACTCGAGGTCGACGACCAGGCTGTCGAGCACCTCGGGCTGCGCCTCCACCGCGCGGTACAGCTCGGCCGTGCCCATGCGGATGCCGTGGCGGTTGATGGTGGCGTCGCTGCGCCCGTAGATGATCGCGCCGCCGCGCGGCGTGATGCGGATCCAGTCGCCGTGGCGCCAGACACCCGGGTACATGTCGAAGTACGAGTCCCGATAGCGCTGGCCGCTGTCGTCGTTCCAGAAGCGCAGCGGCATCGACGGCATCGGCTTCGTGCACACCAGTTCGCCGACCTCGTCGACCAGCGAGCGGCCGCGGCCGCTGGCGTCGGGCTCGCTCCAGGCTTCCACCGCCGCGCCCAGGCAGCGGCACTGCATCTCGCCCTCGACCACCGGCAACGTCGCCAGCCCGCCGACGAAGGCGCCCGCGAAATCGGTGCCGCCGGCGATGGGCGCCAGCCAGATGTCGCGGCCATCGACCTTCGGCATGTGCTGCCAGATCCAGTGGTAGCCGTCGATGGCCAGCGGCGAGCCGGTCGAGCCGATGGCGCGCAGCCGGGACAGGTCGGCCACCTTCGCCGGCTCGATGCCGGCCTTCAGGCAATTGGCGTAGAAGGCCGCGCCGGCTCCGAAGAAGGTGGCACCGGCATCGGCTGCGAAGCGCCAGATGGTGGTCAGGTCCGGCGCGGCGATGCGACCGCCGGGGTTGCCGTCGTAGATGCACACGGTGGTGCCGCCGAGCAGCGCGCCGGGCTGGGTGTTCCACATGATCCAGCCGGTCGAGCTGTACCAGTGGTAGCGGTCGCCGGTGTCGGCGCTGGGCCCGACATTGTTGTGCAGCGAACCCATCTTCAGCGCCTCGAGCACGATGCCGCCGTGGCCGTGAACGATGGGCTTGGGCAGGCCGGTGGTGCCGCTCGAGTAGACCACCCACAGCGGGTGGTCGAAGGGCAGCCACTCGGGCCGCAGCGTCGCCTCACCTGCCACCAGCGCGGCGAAGTCGTGCAGCCGGCGCCCCGGCGCGGCGAGCGCGCCCGCGTCGGCCGCTTCGTCGCGGTAGCGCAGCAGCACTGCGTGCTGCACGCTGGGCAGTTCGTCGAGCAGCTGGCGCAGCACCGGCAGGCGGTCGTGCTCGACGCCGCCGTAGATGTAGCCATCGACGCCGATCAGCACCTTCGGTTCGATCTGCTTGAAGCGGTCGAGCACCGCCAGCGGCCCCATGTCGGGCGAACAGACCGACCAGATCGCGCCCAGGCTGGCCACGGCCAGGAAGCTCACGATGGCGTGCGGCGTGTTCGGCAGGAAGGCGCAGACACGGTCGCCGCGCTGCACGCCCATGCCGCGCAGCGCCTGCGCGAGCGAGGCGACCTGGCGGCGCAGCTCCGGCCACGTGATCTGCTGCATCGTGCCGGCGTCGCGCATCCGCTCGTTCTGGAACAGAAGCGCCGGCTGCCCCGCCGCGTGCGCCGCGTCGGCATGACGGAACACCTGCTGCGCGTAGTTGAGCTGCGCACCGGGGAACCAGCGCGCGCCGGGCATGACTTCGTCCACCAGCACCGCCTCGTGCGGCGTGGGTGACTCGATGGCGAAGTACTCCCACAGCGAGCCCCAGAAGCCGCGCAGGTCGGCCACCGACCAGCGCCACAGCGCGTCGTAGCCTTCGGTCGTTCGCGGGTCGAAGTGCAGGCCGCGGTGTTCGGCCAGCCAGCGCGTGTAGCGCAGGATCTGCGCTTCTGGCAATGTCATGTCGCTGTCTCCTTGTCGACCCCGGTGTAGATCCAGGATTCGCGCGCGAAGGGGTGCCGCCAGAAGCCGCGCACGCGCGGCTGCAGCAGGTCGTTGGTGATGGTGTGCACGTGCACCTTGTAGGGCATGTGCGCGACCAGCATGTTCTTGCCCTCGCGCATCAGCGCGTCGCGCTCGGGGCCGTCGGGCAGCACGTTCTGGCGCTCGAACAGGCGGTCGAAGGCGGGCAGCGAGAAGCGCGAGTCGTTCGACTCGTTGGCGTTCGGGCCGTAGGCGATGCCGAGGAAGAAGCCGCCGTCGGGCGAACCGGCGCTCCAGCTGTAGCCCCACATCATCAGGCTCGCGCTGCGGCCGCGCTTGAGCAGGTCGCCCCAGGTCGCGAGGTCGAACTCCATGCGCACGCCGACCTTGGCCAGGTTCTTGCGCCACAGCTCGTTCAGGCGCCGCGAGAGCTGGTTGGTGGTGGACGACAGGCGCAGCACCAGCGGCGAGCCGTCGGGCCGCTCGCGCCATCCGTCGCCATTGCGGTCGACGTAGCCGTACAGGTCGAGCAGCGCCTTGGCACGCGCCGGCGCGTGCTCGCTCATCTCGCTGCGGTAGTCGGTGTCGTAGCCCGAGGTGAAGGGCACCACCACCGACTGCGCCGGCACGCCCTGCCCCTGGCGCACGAGGCGCAGCTCCTCGGCATTGTCGTAGGCCAGCGCGACGGCGCGGCGCAGCGCCACCTTGTCGGGCGTGTAGCCGCCGACCACCGGGTCGAGCATGTTGAAGTAGGTCATCACCATGTCGGGCTGCAGCGCGCGCTGCAGCCGGATGCCCTGGCGCGCCAGGTTGGGTGCGATCACGCCGCCGGGCAGGGCCACCGTCGCGAAGTCCACCGGCACGCGGATCTGGTCGATCGCGCCGTTCAGGAAGGCCAGCCAGCGCGGCTGCGACTCGTCGACGACGTGGATCTCGATGCGCTCGGTCAGTGGCAGCCGCCGCCCGGCCAGCTCGGCGGCGATGGCCTGCGCCTGCGTGTCGCCCTCGGCAGGCTCACCTTCGAAGAATCGCTCGCGGTACAGCGGGTTGCGCACGAGCTCGATGCGCGAGGCGCGCCGCCACGAGGCCAGCCGGTACGGCCCGGTGCCCACCGGGTGCGCGGCGATGTCGCTGCCGTAGGCCTCGACCACCTCGCGGGCCAGCGCCCCGGTCAGGCCGCACAGCGCGAACTGGTAGACGAAGCGCGGATTGGGCGCGGCCAGGCGGATGCGGAAGGTGTAGCGATCGAGCGCGCGCAGGCCGTCGACCTCGCGGTCGTAGTCGAAGGGCGTCTTGTCCTTGATGGCACGCTCGCGCAGTGCCGGCAGGTCGAGGATGCCGGCGTTCTCGAAGACGTACAGGTTCTCGCTGTTGTTGCGCGGGTCGTAGTAGCGCTTGAGGCTGTAGACGTAGTCCTGCGCGACCAGCTCCCGCGGCCGTCCCTTGAAGGCCGGGTCGTCGGCGAAGAAGATCCCCGGCCGGATGCGGAAGGTGAAGCTGCGGAAGTCGTCGCCGATCTCCGGCAGCGCCGCGGCCGTCAGCGGCCGCAGCTTGACCGGTCTGGCCACGTGGTCGTAGCACAGCGGCGACTCGAAGATGCAGGCGGCCACGCGATTGGAGTTCTCGTCACCGATCGCCAGCGGGTCGAAGCCGGTCTCGGCGGTCTCCAG
Proteins encoded in this window:
- a CDS encoding tetratricopeptide repeat protein, which gives rise to MTRTVVVVDLVESVRLIAHDEEGTVRRWQAFVHEVVTRLLPEHGGRLVKRMGDGLMLEFESVPPAIRCTLDMFTTLAAHSPPAASPSAMRLRASAHVTDVIVDEHDLYGAGVNLAARLLQLAEPGGIVVSGEVRDRLVPGLDAEVEDLGECYLKHIDEPVRAHRLSPPPAEAAWMPPMIANALRPAIAVVPFDAPNQDAMQQLLGDAVADELIASLSRSPELTVVSRLSTSVFRGRAGALPSIRTHLRADYVLAGTMHIVNERLRLVVELTEATSAKVVWAGEVRGSVPGVFSGDDPMVHDLTHRVCSALARRQVERARREPLATLESYCLLMAAVNLLHGTAWHDFDRAREMLEHLVDRDRRHAAPHAWLAKWHVMRVQQGWSTDMRRDTSLALDCTRRALDIDPASSLSLAIDGFVHCNLMKDLDGAAQRYELALAENPSEPLAWLFSGTLHAFKGEGGPAVHAAERALALSPLDPMRYFFESLTATAALADGQYERTIEHAKRSLKLHRTHTSTLRAMAIAQVQLGRLDEARETVRALMVLEPQLTISGYLDRSPSSGFATGKLWSDSLAAAGVPAS
- a CDS encoding anti-sigma factor, encoding MNAPPIDNLLNAWLDDELDAEKRIEVEAWLRDHPEEAARVRLWAADAEGLRARLDSVLAEPVPQRLTQVVWSQAPATAASNTGWMRWAAAFAVFVLGGAVGAAIAWRVERPAAQLASSSGGPSWVQRAAVAHSVYVPEVRHPVEVKAQEEHLARWLTKRLEMPVKLFDLRSQGFELVGGRLLPDAKGPSAQLMYQSIGEAPAGQPPLRVTIYLRKPEVGTPATFRYEQQGRTGLFYWVEGDSPGHPACGYAIVGDLPRERLLALAEAIERQDSASPSGAPAS
- a CDS encoding sigma-70 family RNA polymerase sigma factor, translated to MDAPTAFRQQLLGAIPRLRRYARSLVFDPSAADDLVQTTLERALAHWHQFDQQRDILVWTLSIAHNAFMDERRRDKRMTLVEPNEARDVVDALPAVGNDIGLRLDLVAALSKLPVEQRQPLLLVTLEQLSYAECAEVLRIPVGTVMSRISRARSALRDLLDGRAPSNARGLRRVV
- a CDS encoding MFS transporter, which encodes MPPSPVAAPAAGLAKRLASWHRLAVVLLLGFASGLPLALTGQAMQAWLSMEGLDVATIGFLSLVGLPYTFKFLWAPLMDRFELPLLGRRRGWLVLTQLALAGALMAMAATSPTQATRAFAMLAVLVAFVSASQDVVIDAYRTDLLSAAERGLGSSLNVLGYRLAMIVSGGIALIWTDPNQGGGWNWSEVYRFMAGVMVAAAVLSALVLPRLPAIAAPRSVARNDLIGFVAVLAAVAVGVLLTDRVVAPLARSMFASATKWADLLALLIGIAITLPLAAWAARRAKFETLLSGLANYFAQPGAAAFLIFIVLYKLGDAFAGSLMTPFLLKSMAFAPAEVGVVNKVIGLWLTIGGALLGGALMLKLGLWRSLFLFGVLQMASNLGFWWLAVSGKGLMPGLVIPAFDWGFVKLASATPVDGGLLMVIAFENLSGGMGTAAFVAFLMSLCNQRFTATQFALLSAFASIGRVWVGPLAGVLAETIGWPTFFLVSTVVALPALWMLWWLRAQVRALEADPITAPAAED
- a CDS encoding M48 family metallopeptidase; the encoded protein is MNHDFRTDAQVPLPAMQHERGCRCRLHARRLFTGGLLAGAALPTLAREGVDVGKPSAMSKLVSADQVEKAAASQYQQMRQQAAQQKGLAPDDHPQLIRLRAIAKRIIPHTYEWNPRAQGWKWEVSLIGSSELNAFCMPGGKIAFYYGILSKLQLNDDEVAMIMGHEAAHALREHARERMGKTAATRIGAGALSALLGLGSAGDTLLNMGGQLLTLKFSREDESEADLIGIELAARAGYDPRAGVTLWQKMAEASKGAPPQFLSTHPTGPTRIRDIEVNIPKVQGLYERAERPAQRFGPPKPPAAAAKSGGG
- a CDS encoding acetoacetate--CoA ligase; this encodes MTLPEAQILRYTRWLAEHRGLHFDPRTTEGYDALWRWSVADLRGFWGSLWEYFAIESPTPHEAVLVDEVMPGARWFPGAQLNYAQQVFRHADAAHAAGQPALLFQNERMRDAGTMQQITWPELRRQVASLAQALRGMGVQRGDRVCAFLPNTPHAIVSFLAVASLGAIWSVCSPDMGPLAVLDRFKQIEPKVLIGVDGYIYGGVEHDRLPVLRQLLDELPSVQHAVLLRYRDEAADAGALAAPGRRLHDFAALVAGEATLRPEWLPFDHPLWVVYSSGTTGLPKPIVHGHGGIVLEALKMGSLHNNVGPSADTGDRYHWYSSTGWIMWNTQPGALLGGTTVCIYDGNPGGRIAAPDLTTIWRFAADAGATFFGAGAAFYANCLKAGIEPAKVADLSRLRAIGSTGSPLAIDGYHWIWQHMPKVDGRDIWLAPIAGGTDFAGAFVGGLATLPVVEGEMQCRCLGAAVEAWSEPDASGRGRSLVDEVGELVCTKPMPSMPLRFWNDDSGQRYRDSYFDMYPGVWRHGDWIRITPRGGAIIYGRSDATINRHGIRMGTAELYRAVEAQPEVLDSLVVDLEYLGRESYMPLFVVLREGLALDGALTKRLREAIKTALSARHVPNEIFQVESIPRTLSGKKMELPVKKLLMGTPPEQVFKLDAMANATCVPWFVDFAAKRAAAHAG
- the trxC gene encoding thioredoxin TrxC; this encodes MHIACAHCGTTNRVPDERLAQDPVCGRCGQALLAGEPIELTDANFEAVTSRTELPVVVDFWASWCGPCRMMAPQFEQAALQLKGRALLAKVDTDANPQVASRFAIRSIPTMVKLQGGKEVQRTSGAMQAGQIVGWVG
- a CDS encoding ABC transporter substrate-binding protein — translated: MRRRDWLGASAAWLALPSTHAAQRAAPADTLRVALETAETGFDPLAIGDENSNRVAACIFESPLCYDHVARPVKLRPLTAAALPEIGDDFRSFTFRIRPGIFFADDPAFKGRPRELVAQDYVYSLKRYYDPRNNSENLYVFENAGILDLPALRERAIKDKTPFDYDREVDGLRALDRYTFRIRLAAPNPRFVYQFALCGLTGALAREVVEAYGSDIAAHPVGTGPYRLASWRRASRIELVRNPLYRERFFEGEPAEGDTQAQAIAAELAGRRLPLTERIEIHVVDESQPRWLAFLNGAIDQIRVPVDFATVALPGGVIAPNLARQGIRLQRALQPDMVMTYFNMLDPVVGGYTPDKVALRRAVALAYDNAEELRLVRQGQGVPAQSVVVPFTSGYDTDYRSEMSEHAPARAKALLDLYGYVDRNGDGWRERPDGSPLVLRLSSTTNQLSRRLNELWRKNLAKVGVRMEFDLATWGDLLKRGRSASLMMWGYSWSAGSPDGGFFLGIAYGPNANESNDSRFSLPAFDRLFERQNVLPDGPERDALMREGKNMLVAHMPYKVHVHTITNDLLQPRVRGFWRHPFARESWIYTGVDKETAT
- a CDS encoding flavin reductase family protein is translated as MTPPSHAPAKARSPSFSSPEFRAALGMFATGVTVVTARGPDGVPVGLTANSFNSVSLTPPLVLWSLSRKAGTMPAFRAGSHYAINILAADQRELAERFAGKAEDRFAGVAWHDGAAGAPVIDGAVAVFECFNRSRYEEGDHVIFVGEVERCSHRAGAQPLLFHGGRYYTELPL